One genomic region from Magallana gigas chromosome 3, xbMagGiga1.1, whole genome shotgun sequence encodes:
- the LOC105317210 gene encoding NF-kappa-B inhibitor-interacting Ras-like protein 1 isoform X1, translating to MGKISKVLVCGHAGVGKTAAIEHLIYGTHSVGSQMYPTIEDIYSAMIETDRGVKEKVIIYDTGSLTENKSELPRHYFSFPDGFVLFYDVTNMESFQKLDRIKKDIDRFKDKREVHIAVIGNKTDLQEGREVDKEKAAAWAQREKVKLFEGTVTQRKTIIDPFVWITSRITQPPKILRLKHVNRSKQSRWQTIAAKGKYVAAQQKRLTTLQMSLRDLPGKPAFLSGRKGKGANVNTD from the exons ATGGGCAAAATTAGTAAGGTGTTGGTGTGTGGACACGCAGGAGTGGGGAAGACAGCAGCAATTGAACATCTCATTTATGGAACCCACAGTGTTGGCTCT CAAATGTATCCCACCATAGAAGATATCTATTCAGCTATGATTGAGACAGACCGAGGTGTGAAGGAAAAGGTGATCATTTATGACACAGGCTCCCTT acTGAGAATAAGTCAGAACTTCCTCGGCACTATTTCTCATTTCCAGAC gGATTTGTGCTTTTTTATGATGTTACAAATATGGAATCCTTCCAAAAACTTGacagaataaaaaaagatattgaccgcttcaaagataaaagagag GTTCATATAGCAGTTATTGGAAACAAAACTGATTTACAAGAGGGAAGAGAAGTTGACAAAGAGAAGGCAGCAGCATGGGCACAAAGAGAGAAAG TTAAACTATTTGAGGGAACTGTCACTCAAAGAAAGACAATTATCGACCCCTTTGTTTGGATTACCTCAAGGATAACCCAACCCCCGA AAATACTTAGGCTTAAACATG ttaaCAGATCAAAACAAAGTCGCTGGCAAACCATTGCAG CGAAAGGAAAGTATGTTGCTGCACAACAGAAACGTTTGACAACATTGCAAATGTCTCTTCGAGATTTGCCAG gtAAACCTGCGTTCTTGTCAGGTAGAAAGGGAAAAGGTGCTAATGTTAACACAGACTGA
- the LOC105317210 gene encoding NF-kappa-B inhibitor-interacting Ras-like protein 1 isoform X3, translating into MGKISKVLVCGHAGVGKTAAIEHLIYGTHSVGSQMYPTIEDIYSAMIETDRGVKEKVIIYDTGSLTENKSELPRHYFSFPDGFVLFYDVTNMESFQKLDRIKKDIDRFKDKREVHIAVIGNKTDLQEGREVDKEKAAAWAQREKVKLFEGTVTQRKTIIDPFVWITSRITQPPTKGKYVAAQQKRLTTLQMSLRDLPGKPAFLSGRKGKGANVNTD; encoded by the exons ATGGGCAAAATTAGTAAGGTGTTGGTGTGTGGACACGCAGGAGTGGGGAAGACAGCAGCAATTGAACATCTCATTTATGGAACCCACAGTGTTGGCTCT CAAATGTATCCCACCATAGAAGATATCTATTCAGCTATGATTGAGACAGACCGAGGTGTGAAGGAAAAGGTGATCATTTATGACACAGGCTCCCTT acTGAGAATAAGTCAGAACTTCCTCGGCACTATTTCTCATTTCCAGAC gGATTTGTGCTTTTTTATGATGTTACAAATATGGAATCCTTCCAAAAACTTGacagaataaaaaaagatattgaccgcttcaaagataaaagagag GTTCATATAGCAGTTATTGGAAACAAAACTGATTTACAAGAGGGAAGAGAAGTTGACAAAGAGAAGGCAGCAGCATGGGCACAAAGAGAGAAAG TTAAACTATTTGAGGGAACTGTCACTCAAAGAAAGACAATTATCGACCCCTTTGTTTGGATTACCTCAAGGATAACCCAACCCCCGA CGAAAGGAAAGTATGTTGCTGCACAACAGAAACGTTTGACAACATTGCAAATGTCTCTTCGAGATTTGCCAG gtAAACCTGCGTTCTTGTCAGGTAGAAAGGGAAAAGGTGCTAATGTTAACACAGACTGA
- the LOC105317209 gene encoding glycogen-binding subunit 76A isoform X3, translating to MHGNLTDPEASIGAIFLPRNLSYTESSYLDCYSVSSKFVYNPRVDKQLHYDREIAATEYLLRKIVSISVSMDAETDIDFVPSVCNGVDELNRNQKSDLDDDSELFFVNEMDDLNSLESATENLNLNDGGNDARILSPLSNDLAGTSQGCEGSLGEALVKAMQSREHSNRLKKCSPPSFVFTEVSVMTTQDVNDVDPDLDGEDDTENSLKKDQSFGSQKSLDSRVYEESEFNIDRSELRKSSSLKAKKTPPGTPSRKKMVRFADALGLDLEDVRHVLNAENPPKIPASAMADLKVGIESDRKELGKRFLTPCFQQPGASENFLQRVIAQKVCLENAIITDLTITGVVRVANIGFHKIVRAHFRSKIADHSKNIIGSFSCTSFHGYSSWGFEMFM from the exons ATGCACGGCAACCTGACAGATCCAGAGGCATCCATAGGGGCAATCTTCTTGCCAAGAAATCTCTCTTATACAGAATCCAGCTATCTTGATTGTTACAGCGTTAGTAGTAAATTTGTGTACAATCCACGAGTCGACAAACAATTACATTATGACAGAGAAATAGCAGCAACTGAATATTTATTGAGAAAAATTGTGAGCATATCAGTGAGCATGGATGCTGAAACTGATATCGATTTTGTTCCGAGTGTCTGCAACGGTGTTGATGAACTGAATAGGAATCAAAAGTCGGATTTAGACGACGACAGTGAATtgttttttgtaaatgaaatgGACGATTTGAATTCATTGGAATCTGCAACAGAAAACCTGAATTTGAATGATGGTGGTAACGATGCAAGGATATTAAGTCCATTATCGAATGACCTTGCAGGGACATCTCAAGGATGCGAAGGCTCTTTAGGGGAAGCTCTGGTAAAGGCTATGCAATCTAGAGAACATTCAAACAGGTTGAAAAAATGTTCACCTCCTTCTTTCGTGTTCACGGAAGTCTCGGTAATGACCACACAGGATGTCAATGACGTCGATCCGGATTTGGACGGGGAGGATGATACAGAAAACTCGTTGAAAAAAGATCAGTCATTCGGATCTCAGAAATCGCTTGACAGTCGTGTGTATGAAGAAAGTGAATTTAACATTGACAGGTCAGAGTTGAGAAAATCGTCATCATTAAAAGCTAAGAAGACTCCACCGGGTACACCCAGCCGAAAAAAGATGGTCCGATTTGCAGATGCCCTGGGTCTGGACCTGGAAGACGTGAGACATGTGCTTAACGCGGAAAACCCGCCAAAAATACCAGCATCAGCCATGGCCGATTTGAAAGTTGGTATCGAATCGGATAGAAAAGAACTTGGCAAAAGATTCCTGACACCTTGTTTTCAGCAACCAGGTGCCTCCGAAAACTTTTTACAGAGGGTCATTGCGCAAAAGGTTTGTCTAGAAAACGCAATCATTACAGACCTGACCATCACGGGGGTTGTGAGAGTGGCCAATATAGGATTTCACAAGATAGTACGG GCTCATTTCCGGTCCAAAATTGCGGATCACTCTAAAAACATCATCGGAAGCTTTTCTTGCACGAGTTTCCATGGTTACAGCTCCTGGGGATTTGAAATGTTCATGTAA
- the LOC105317210 gene encoding NF-kappa-B inhibitor-interacting Ras-like protein 1 isoform X7, with amino-acid sequence MGKISKVLVCGHAGVGKTAAIEHLIYGTHSVGSQMYPTIEDIYSAMIETDRGVKEKVIIYDTGSLTENKSELPRHYFSFPDGFVLFYDVTNMESFQKLDRIKKDIDRFKDKREVHIAVIGNKTDLQEGREVDKEKAAAWAQREKVKLFEGTVTQRKTIIDPFVWITSRITQPPKILRLKHVNRSKQSRWQTIAGIWCR; translated from the exons ATGGGCAAAATTAGTAAGGTGTTGGTGTGTGGACACGCAGGAGTGGGGAAGACAGCAGCAATTGAACATCTCATTTATGGAACCCACAGTGTTGGCTCT CAAATGTATCCCACCATAGAAGATATCTATTCAGCTATGATTGAGACAGACCGAGGTGTGAAGGAAAAGGTGATCATTTATGACACAGGCTCCCTT acTGAGAATAAGTCAGAACTTCCTCGGCACTATTTCTCATTTCCAGAC gGATTTGTGCTTTTTTATGATGTTACAAATATGGAATCCTTCCAAAAACTTGacagaataaaaaaagatattgaccgcttcaaagataaaagagag GTTCATATAGCAGTTATTGGAAACAAAACTGATTTACAAGAGGGAAGAGAAGTTGACAAAGAGAAGGCAGCAGCATGGGCACAAAGAGAGAAAG TTAAACTATTTGAGGGAACTGTCACTCAAAGAAAGACAATTATCGACCCCTTTGTTTGGATTACCTCAAGGATAACCCAACCCCCGA AAATACTTAGGCTTAAACATG ttaaCAGATCAAAACAAAGTCGCTGGCAAACCATTGCAG GTATTTGGTGCAG gtAA
- the LOC105317210 gene encoding NF-kappa-B inhibitor-interacting Ras-like protein 1 isoform X6 has product MGKISKVLVCGHAGVGKTAAIEHLIYGTHSVGSQMYPTIEDIYSAMIETDRGVKEKVIIYDTGSLTENKSELPRHYFSFPDGFVLFYDVTNMESFQKLDRIKKDIDRFKDKREVHIAVIGNKTDLQEGREVDKEKAAAWAQREKVKLFEGTVTQRKTIIDPFVWITSRITQPPKILRLKHGKPAFLSGRKGKGANVNTD; this is encoded by the exons ATGGGCAAAATTAGTAAGGTGTTGGTGTGTGGACACGCAGGAGTGGGGAAGACAGCAGCAATTGAACATCTCATTTATGGAACCCACAGTGTTGGCTCT CAAATGTATCCCACCATAGAAGATATCTATTCAGCTATGATTGAGACAGACCGAGGTGTGAAGGAAAAGGTGATCATTTATGACACAGGCTCCCTT acTGAGAATAAGTCAGAACTTCCTCGGCACTATTTCTCATTTCCAGAC gGATTTGTGCTTTTTTATGATGTTACAAATATGGAATCCTTCCAAAAACTTGacagaataaaaaaagatattgaccgcttcaaagataaaagagag GTTCATATAGCAGTTATTGGAAACAAAACTGATTTACAAGAGGGAAGAGAAGTTGACAAAGAGAAGGCAGCAGCATGGGCACAAAGAGAGAAAG TTAAACTATTTGAGGGAACTGTCACTCAAAGAAAGACAATTATCGACCCCTTTGTTTGGATTACCTCAAGGATAACCCAACCCCCGA AAATACTTAGGCTTAAACATG gtAAACCTGCGTTCTTGTCAGGTAGAAAGGGAAAAGGTGCTAATGTTAACACAGACTGA
- the LOC105317210 gene encoding NF-kappa-B inhibitor-interacting Ras-like protein 1 isoform X2, whose translation MGKISKVLVCGHAGVGKTAAIEHLIYGTHSVGSQMYPTIEDIYSAMIETDRGVKEKVIIYDTGSLTENKSELPRHYFSFPDGFVLFYDVTNMESFQKLDRIKKDIDRFKDKREVHIAVIGNKTDLQEGREVDKEKAAAWAQREKVKLFEGTVTQRKTIIDPFVWITSRITQPPINRSKQSRWQTIAAKGKYVAAQQKRLTTLQMSLRDLPGKPAFLSGRKGKGANVNTD comes from the exons ATGGGCAAAATTAGTAAGGTGTTGGTGTGTGGACACGCAGGAGTGGGGAAGACAGCAGCAATTGAACATCTCATTTATGGAACCCACAGTGTTGGCTCT CAAATGTATCCCACCATAGAAGATATCTATTCAGCTATGATTGAGACAGACCGAGGTGTGAAGGAAAAGGTGATCATTTATGACACAGGCTCCCTT acTGAGAATAAGTCAGAACTTCCTCGGCACTATTTCTCATTTCCAGAC gGATTTGTGCTTTTTTATGATGTTACAAATATGGAATCCTTCCAAAAACTTGacagaataaaaaaagatattgaccgcttcaaagataaaagagag GTTCATATAGCAGTTATTGGAAACAAAACTGATTTACAAGAGGGAAGAGAAGTTGACAAAGAGAAGGCAGCAGCATGGGCACAAAGAGAGAAAG TTAAACTATTTGAGGGAACTGTCACTCAAAGAAAGACAATTATCGACCCCTTTGTTTGGATTACCTCAAGGATAACCCAACCCCCGA ttaaCAGATCAAAACAAAGTCGCTGGCAAACCATTGCAG CGAAAGGAAAGTATGTTGCTGCACAACAGAAACGTTTGACAACATTGCAAATGTCTCTTCGAGATTTGCCAG gtAAACCTGCGTTCTTGTCAGGTAGAAAGGGAAAAGGTGCTAATGTTAACACAGACTGA
- the LOC105317209 gene encoding glycogen-binding subunit 76A isoform X1 — MHGNLTDPEASIGAIFLPRNLSYTESSYLDCYSVSSKFVYNPRVDKQLHYDREIAATEYLLRKIVSISVSMDAETDIDFVPSVCNGVDELNRNQKSDLDDDSELFFVNEMDDLNSLESATENLNLNDGGNDARILSPLSNDLAGTSQGCEGSLGEALVKAMQSREHSNRLKKCSPPSFVFTEVSVMTTQDVNDVDPDLDGEDDTENSLKKDQSFGSQKSLDSRVYEESEFNIDRSELRKSSSLKAKKTPPGTPSRKKMVRFADALGLDLEDVRHVLNAENPPKIPASAMADLKVGIESDRKELGKRFLTPCFQQPGASENFLQRVIAQKVCLENAIITDLTITGVVRVANIGFHKIVRVRYTYSKWSSYHDIMASYVQNSCDGPTDRFSFSICAPADFGVGSKLEFALSYTVGDVVYWDNNDGTNYGFECFAKTTPTESRDSWLHFV; from the coding sequence ATGCACGGCAACCTGACAGATCCAGAGGCATCCATAGGGGCAATCTTCTTGCCAAGAAATCTCTCTTATACAGAATCCAGCTATCTTGATTGTTACAGCGTTAGTAGTAAATTTGTGTACAATCCACGAGTCGACAAACAATTACATTATGACAGAGAAATAGCAGCAACTGAATATTTATTGAGAAAAATTGTGAGCATATCAGTGAGCATGGATGCTGAAACTGATATCGATTTTGTTCCGAGTGTCTGCAACGGTGTTGATGAACTGAATAGGAATCAAAAGTCGGATTTAGACGACGACAGTGAATtgttttttgtaaatgaaatgGACGATTTGAATTCATTGGAATCTGCAACAGAAAACCTGAATTTGAATGATGGTGGTAACGATGCAAGGATATTAAGTCCATTATCGAATGACCTTGCAGGGACATCTCAAGGATGCGAAGGCTCTTTAGGGGAAGCTCTGGTAAAGGCTATGCAATCTAGAGAACATTCAAACAGGTTGAAAAAATGTTCACCTCCTTCTTTCGTGTTCACGGAAGTCTCGGTAATGACCACACAGGATGTCAATGACGTCGATCCGGATTTGGACGGGGAGGATGATACAGAAAACTCGTTGAAAAAAGATCAGTCATTCGGATCTCAGAAATCGCTTGACAGTCGTGTGTATGAAGAAAGTGAATTTAACATTGACAGGTCAGAGTTGAGAAAATCGTCATCATTAAAAGCTAAGAAGACTCCACCGGGTACACCCAGCCGAAAAAAGATGGTCCGATTTGCAGATGCCCTGGGTCTGGACCTGGAAGACGTGAGACATGTGCTTAACGCGGAAAACCCGCCAAAAATACCAGCATCAGCCATGGCCGATTTGAAAGTTGGTATCGAATCGGATAGAAAAGAACTTGGCAAAAGATTCCTGACACCTTGTTTTCAGCAACCAGGTGCCTCCGAAAACTTTTTACAGAGGGTCATTGCGCAAAAGGTTTGTCTAGAAAACGCAATCATTACAGACCTGACCATCACGGGGGTTGTGAGAGTGGCCAATATAGGATTTCACAAGATAGTACGGGTAAGATATACATACAGTAAGTGGTCGTCATACCACGACATTATGGCTTCTTATGTGCAGAATTCCTGCGATGGACCCACTGACAGGTTTTCATTTAGCATCTGCGCACCTGCTGATTTTGGAGTGGGTTCGAAACTGGAATTTGCCCTGTCCTACACGGTGGGAGACGTTGTATATTGGGACAATAATGATGGAACTAATTACGGTTTTGAGTGCTTTGCGAAAACTACGCCGACAGAATCTAGGGATTCATGGTTGCATTTCGTTTAA
- the LOC105317210 gene encoding NF-kappa-B inhibitor-interacting Ras-like protein 1 isoform X8 produces the protein MGKISKVLVCGHAGVGKTAAIEHLIYGTHSVGSQMYPTIEDIYSAMIETDRGVKEKVIIYDTGSLTENKSELPRHYFSFPDGFVLFYDVTNMESFQKLDRIKKDIDRFKDKREVHIAVIGNKTDLQEGREVDKEKAAAWAQREKVKLFEGTVTQRKTIIDPFVWITSRITQPPSKPAFLSGRKGKGANVNTD, from the exons ATGGGCAAAATTAGTAAGGTGTTGGTGTGTGGACACGCAGGAGTGGGGAAGACAGCAGCAATTGAACATCTCATTTATGGAACCCACAGTGTTGGCTCT CAAATGTATCCCACCATAGAAGATATCTATTCAGCTATGATTGAGACAGACCGAGGTGTGAAGGAAAAGGTGATCATTTATGACACAGGCTCCCTT acTGAGAATAAGTCAGAACTTCCTCGGCACTATTTCTCATTTCCAGAC gGATTTGTGCTTTTTTATGATGTTACAAATATGGAATCCTTCCAAAAACTTGacagaataaaaaaagatattgaccgcttcaaagataaaagagag GTTCATATAGCAGTTATTGGAAACAAAACTGATTTACAAGAGGGAAGAGAAGTTGACAAAGAGAAGGCAGCAGCATGGGCACAAAGAGAGAAAG TTAAACTATTTGAGGGAACTGTCACTCAAAGAAAGACAATTATCGACCCCTTTGTTTGGATTACCTCAAGGATAACCCAACCCCCGA gtAAACCTGCGTTCTTGTCAGGTAGAAAGGGAAAAGGTGCTAATGTTAACACAGACTGA
- the LOC105317210 gene encoding NF-kappa-B inhibitor-interacting Ras-like protein 1 isoform X5: MGKISKVLVCGHAGVGKTAAIEHLIYGTHSVGSQMYPTIEDIYSAMIETDRGVKEKVIIYDTGSLTENKSELPRHYFSFPDGFVLFYDVTNMESFQKLDRIKKDIDRFKDKREVHIAVIGNKTDLQEGREVDKEKAAAWAQREKVKLFEGTVTQRKTIIDPFVWITSRITQPPINRSKQSRWQTIAGKPAFLSGRKGKGANVNTD; this comes from the exons ATGGGCAAAATTAGTAAGGTGTTGGTGTGTGGACACGCAGGAGTGGGGAAGACAGCAGCAATTGAACATCTCATTTATGGAACCCACAGTGTTGGCTCT CAAATGTATCCCACCATAGAAGATATCTATTCAGCTATGATTGAGACAGACCGAGGTGTGAAGGAAAAGGTGATCATTTATGACACAGGCTCCCTT acTGAGAATAAGTCAGAACTTCCTCGGCACTATTTCTCATTTCCAGAC gGATTTGTGCTTTTTTATGATGTTACAAATATGGAATCCTTCCAAAAACTTGacagaataaaaaaagatattgaccgcttcaaagataaaagagag GTTCATATAGCAGTTATTGGAAACAAAACTGATTTACAAGAGGGAAGAGAAGTTGACAAAGAGAAGGCAGCAGCATGGGCACAAAGAGAGAAAG TTAAACTATTTGAGGGAACTGTCACTCAAAGAAAGACAATTATCGACCCCTTTGTTTGGATTACCTCAAGGATAACCCAACCCCCGA ttaaCAGATCAAAACAAAGTCGCTGGCAAACCATTGCAG gtAAACCTGCGTTCTTGTCAGGTAGAAAGGGAAAAGGTGCTAATGTTAACACAGACTGA
- the LOC105317210 gene encoding NF-kappa-B inhibitor-interacting Ras-like protein 1 isoform X9 → MGKISKVLVCGHAGVGKTAAIEHLIYGTHSVGSQMYPTIEDIYSAMIETDRGVKEKVIIYDTGSLTENKSELPRHYFSFPDGFVLFYDVTNMESFQKLDRIKKDIDRFKDKREVHIAVIGNKTDLQEGREVDKEKAAAWAQREKVKLFEGTVTQRKTIIDPFVWITSRITQPPINRSKQSRWQTIAGIWCR, encoded by the exons ATGGGCAAAATTAGTAAGGTGTTGGTGTGTGGACACGCAGGAGTGGGGAAGACAGCAGCAATTGAACATCTCATTTATGGAACCCACAGTGTTGGCTCT CAAATGTATCCCACCATAGAAGATATCTATTCAGCTATGATTGAGACAGACCGAGGTGTGAAGGAAAAGGTGATCATTTATGACACAGGCTCCCTT acTGAGAATAAGTCAGAACTTCCTCGGCACTATTTCTCATTTCCAGAC gGATTTGTGCTTTTTTATGATGTTACAAATATGGAATCCTTCCAAAAACTTGacagaataaaaaaagatattgaccgcttcaaagataaaagagag GTTCATATAGCAGTTATTGGAAACAAAACTGATTTACAAGAGGGAAGAGAAGTTGACAAAGAGAAGGCAGCAGCATGGGCACAAAGAGAGAAAG TTAAACTATTTGAGGGAACTGTCACTCAAAGAAAGACAATTATCGACCCCTTTGTTTGGATTACCTCAAGGATAACCCAACCCCCGA ttaaCAGATCAAAACAAAGTCGCTGGCAAACCATTGCAG GTATTTGGTGCAG gtAA
- the LOC105317209 gene encoding glycogen-binding subunit 76A isoform X2, producing the protein MHGNLTDPEASIGAIFLPRNLSYTESSYLDCYSVSSKFVYNPRVDKQLHYDREIAATEYLLRKIVSISVSMDAETDIDFVPSVCNGVDELNRNQKSDLDDDSELFFVNEMDDLNSLESATENLNLNDGGNDARILSPLSNDLAGTSQGCEGSLGEALVKAMQSREHSNRLKKCSPPSFVFTEVSVMTTQDVNDVDPDLDGEDDTENSLKKDQSFGSQKSLDSRVYEESEFNIDRSELRKSSSLKAKKTPPGTPSRKKMVRFADALGLDLEDVRHVLNAENPPKIPASAMADLKVGIESDRKELGKRFLTPCFQQPGASENFLQRVIAQKVCLENAIITDLTITGVVRVANIGFHKIVRNLAQSDTEIKTPPNNKNQPDEFITVCRILFYATREFSCCLYLF; encoded by the exons ATGCACGGCAACCTGACAGATCCAGAGGCATCCATAGGGGCAATCTTCTTGCCAAGAAATCTCTCTTATACAGAATCCAGCTATCTTGATTGTTACAGCGTTAGTAGTAAATTTGTGTACAATCCACGAGTCGACAAACAATTACATTATGACAGAGAAATAGCAGCAACTGAATATTTATTGAGAAAAATTGTGAGCATATCAGTGAGCATGGATGCTGAAACTGATATCGATTTTGTTCCGAGTGTCTGCAACGGTGTTGATGAACTGAATAGGAATCAAAAGTCGGATTTAGACGACGACAGTGAATtgttttttgtaaatgaaatgGACGATTTGAATTCATTGGAATCTGCAACAGAAAACCTGAATTTGAATGATGGTGGTAACGATGCAAGGATATTAAGTCCATTATCGAATGACCTTGCAGGGACATCTCAAGGATGCGAAGGCTCTTTAGGGGAAGCTCTGGTAAAGGCTATGCAATCTAGAGAACATTCAAACAGGTTGAAAAAATGTTCACCTCCTTCTTTCGTGTTCACGGAAGTCTCGGTAATGACCACACAGGATGTCAATGACGTCGATCCGGATTTGGACGGGGAGGATGATACAGAAAACTCGTTGAAAAAAGATCAGTCATTCGGATCTCAGAAATCGCTTGACAGTCGTGTGTATGAAGAAAGTGAATTTAACATTGACAGGTCAGAGTTGAGAAAATCGTCATCATTAAAAGCTAAGAAGACTCCACCGGGTACACCCAGCCGAAAAAAGATGGTCCGATTTGCAGATGCCCTGGGTCTGGACCTGGAAGACGTGAGACATGTGCTTAACGCGGAAAACCCGCCAAAAATACCAGCATCAGCCATGGCCGATTTGAAAGTTGGTATCGAATCGGATAGAAAAGAACTTGGCAAAAGATTCCTGACACCTTGTTTTCAGCAACCAGGTGCCTCCGAAAACTTTTTACAGAGGGTCATTGCGCAAAAGGTTTGTCTAGAAAACGCAATCATTACAGACCTGACCATCACGGGGGTTGTGAGAGTGGCCAATATAGGATTTCACAAGATAGTACGG AATTTGGCACAAAGTGACACCGAAATAAAGACACCCCCCAACAATAAAAATCAACCTGATGAGTTCATAACAGTGTGTAGAATCTTGTTTTATGCAACAAGAGAGTTCTCGTGTTGTTTATATCTGTTTTAG
- the LOC105317210 gene encoding NF-kappa-B inhibitor-interacting Ras-like protein 1 isoform X4: MGKISKVLVCGHAGVGKTAAIEHLIYGTHSVGSQMYPTIEDIYSAMIETDRGVKEKVIIYDTGSLTENKSELPRHYFSFPDGFVLFYDVTNMESFQKLDRIKKDIDRFKDKREVHIAVIGNKTDLQEGREVDKEKAAAWAQREKVKLFEGTVTQRKTIIDPFVWITSRITQPPKILRLKHVNRSKQSRWQTIAGKPAFLSGRKGKGANVNTD, translated from the exons ATGGGCAAAATTAGTAAGGTGTTGGTGTGTGGACACGCAGGAGTGGGGAAGACAGCAGCAATTGAACATCTCATTTATGGAACCCACAGTGTTGGCTCT CAAATGTATCCCACCATAGAAGATATCTATTCAGCTATGATTGAGACAGACCGAGGTGTGAAGGAAAAGGTGATCATTTATGACACAGGCTCCCTT acTGAGAATAAGTCAGAACTTCCTCGGCACTATTTCTCATTTCCAGAC gGATTTGTGCTTTTTTATGATGTTACAAATATGGAATCCTTCCAAAAACTTGacagaataaaaaaagatattgaccgcttcaaagataaaagagag GTTCATATAGCAGTTATTGGAAACAAAACTGATTTACAAGAGGGAAGAGAAGTTGACAAAGAGAAGGCAGCAGCATGGGCACAAAGAGAGAAAG TTAAACTATTTGAGGGAACTGTCACTCAAAGAAAGACAATTATCGACCCCTTTGTTTGGATTACCTCAAGGATAACCCAACCCCCGA AAATACTTAGGCTTAAACATG ttaaCAGATCAAAACAAAGTCGCTGGCAAACCATTGCAG gtAAACCTGCGTTCTTGTCAGGTAGAAAGGGAAAAGGTGCTAATGTTAACACAGACTGA